One Streptomyces fagopyri DNA window includes the following coding sequences:
- a CDS encoding acyl-CoA dehydrogenase family protein → MHLAPTERQRRLRAELRAYFRDLMPDGPPPAHEPGRQRALLRRIGADGLLGIGWPTAYGGQGRGPDEQFVFFDEAYRAGAPVSMVTLNTVGPTLIKYGSEEQKEYFLPRILSGDAVFAVGYSEPSAGTDLAALRTRAERDGTDFLVHGQKIFTSNAQHADWIWLACRTDPHAPRHRGISILLVPTDAPGFSWTPIGTVGGLTTTATYYDGIRVPVSRLVGEENAGWKLITDQLNHERVALAAIGMQAEDFCAAALEAARTPDPVTGRRRADEPWVRARLAEAHARLAASRLLNWRLVAEVGAGGPAPGDASGVKVAGTESAVETYRICQHIVGFDALVRSGSPGAFGDGELERMNRAAQINTFGGGVSEVQREIVATMRLGMTRGRR, encoded by the coding sequence GTGCACCTCGCCCCCACCGAGCGCCAGCGACGGCTGCGCGCCGAACTGCGCGCGTACTTCCGGGACCTCATGCCCGACGGGCCCCCGCCCGCCCACGAGCCCGGCCGGCAGCGCGCGTTGCTGCGCCGCATCGGTGCCGACGGACTGCTCGGAATCGGCTGGCCGACCGCGTACGGGGGACAAGGGCGCGGCCCGGACGAGCAGTTCGTGTTCTTCGACGAGGCGTACCGGGCCGGGGCGCCGGTGTCGATGGTCACGCTGAACACCGTCGGTCCGACGCTCATCAAGTACGGCAGCGAGGAGCAGAAGGAGTACTTTCTGCCGCGCATCCTGAGCGGAGACGCCGTTTTCGCGGTCGGCTACTCGGAACCCTCGGCGGGCACGGACCTGGCCGCGCTGCGTACCCGCGCCGAGCGGGACGGCACGGACTTCCTGGTCCACGGGCAGAAGATCTTCACCTCCAACGCCCAGCACGCCGACTGGATCTGGCTCGCCTGCCGCACCGACCCCCATGCCCCCCGGCACCGGGGCATCTCCATCCTTCTCGTCCCCACCGACGCCCCCGGGTTCTCCTGGACACCGATCGGGACGGTCGGCGGTCTGACCACCACGGCCACGTACTACGACGGCATCCGCGTCCCCGTCTCCCGTCTCGTCGGCGAGGAGAACGCCGGCTGGAAGCTGATCACCGACCAGCTCAACCACGAACGCGTCGCCCTCGCCGCGATCGGCATGCAGGCCGAGGACTTCTGCGCGGCCGCGCTGGAAGCGGCACGCACACCCGATCCGGTGACGGGCAGGCGCCGCGCCGACGAGCCCTGGGTGCGTGCCCGGCTGGCCGAGGCGCATGCGCGGCTGGCGGCATCACGCCTGCTCAACTGGCGTCTGGTGGCGGAGGTGGGGGCCGGTGGCCCGGCACCCGGCGACGCCAGCGGCGTGAAGGTCGCGGGAACGGAATCGGCCGTCGAGACGTATCGCATATGTCAGCACATCGTGGGCTTCGACGCGCTGGTGCGTTCCGGTTCGCCGGGGGCGTTCGGGGACGGCGAGCTGGAGCGGATGAACAGGGCGGCGCAGATCAACACGTTCGGGGGCGGGGTGAGCGAGGTGCAGCGGGAGATCGTGGCGACCATGCGGCTGGGGATGACGAGGGGGCGGCGGTGA
- a CDS encoding bifunctional MaoC family dehydratase N-terminal/OB-fold nucleic acid binding domain-containing protein translates to MSAGPAGWTARLKTYEGRTATVAAVGRDPVNLPMIRHWCEAMGDTCPAYTGPDAIAPPTMLQAWTMGGLSGQVRRAGPFDDLLGLLDEAGCTSVVATDCEQEYLRPLRPGDEITYDTVIESVSERKTTRLGSGHFVTTRMEVRSAGELVGTHRFRILKYAPAAAGRASARPRPVVNRDNAGFWEGVAAHRLLIQRCAGCGTPRLPWLPGCGACGCLEWDTVAASGEGTVYSYVVMHHPPFPAFDPPYAVGLIELSEGVRIVSNVTGVPYDKVRIGMPVRLEFERYDEELVLPVFRAGDGTEGGGH, encoded by the coding sequence GTGAGCGCCGGACCGGCCGGGTGGACGGCACGGCTGAAGACGTACGAGGGCCGGACGGCCACCGTCGCGGCCGTCGGCAGGGACCCGGTCAACCTGCCGATGATCCGGCACTGGTGCGAGGCGATGGGCGACACCTGTCCCGCGTACACGGGACCCGACGCCATCGCGCCGCCCACGATGCTCCAGGCGTGGACGATGGGGGGCCTCTCCGGACAGGTGAGGCGTGCCGGCCCGTTCGACGATCTGCTCGGGCTGCTCGACGAAGCCGGGTGCACCTCGGTGGTCGCCACCGACTGCGAACAGGAGTACCTGCGTCCGCTGCGTCCCGGGGACGAGATCACCTACGACACCGTCATCGAATCGGTCTCCGAGCGCAAGACGACCCGGCTCGGCAGCGGCCACTTCGTCACGACCCGGATGGAGGTGCGGTCGGCCGGCGAACTGGTGGGCACCCACCGCTTCCGGATCCTCAAGTACGCCCCCGCGGCGGCCGGACGGGCAAGCGCCAGGCCGCGGCCGGTCGTCAACCGGGACAACGCCGGGTTCTGGGAAGGCGTGGCCGCGCACCGGCTGCTGATCCAGCGGTGCGCCGGCTGCGGGACGCCGCGCCTTCCCTGGCTGCCGGGATGCGGTGCCTGCGGCTGCCTGGAGTGGGACACGGTCGCGGCGAGCGGTGAGGGGACCGTCTATTCGTACGTCGTCATGCACCACCCGCCCTTCCCGGCCTTCGACCCTCCCTACGCGGTCGGCCTGATCGAGCTGTCCGAGGGCGTGCGGATCGTGAGCAACGTGACGGGGGTGCCGTACGACAAGGTGCGGATCGGGATGCCGGTGCGGCTGGAGTTCGAGCGGTACGACGAGGAGTTGGTCCTGCCGGTCTTCCGGGCCGGGGACGGCACCGAGGGGGGTGGGCACTGA
- a CDS encoding acyl-CoA dehydrogenase family protein: MDFTPTEEQAAARDLAARVFGDLATHERLSAAGTGGDAELWKALCAAGLIAAVAETGLLGLVLLLEEQGRTTAQVPFAASCVYGLLPVATHGSPEQRERLLPGIGDGTVVVCGAVSPPSPVRATAAGRLSGVVPAVPWLRDASHVLVADDRRRLWLVRTVDARCEPVELTAPWSAGRLTLDATPGERLGGAAAGGGTVRERDDGVSPAVPDVPVSGASVPVPGVPVSSPSAAVPEALSAGYAEGVHADVLATARTAFAGLQAGVCAGSLARAVEHTNTREQFGRPLATNQAVQLRAADAYMDTEAIRVTAYEAAWRRDEGLPYVTHALTAAWWASEAGRRVVHTGQHLHGGTGADLEHPVHRHFLWGRQLDAYLGCGDEVLQELGELLVSGEGGT, encoded by the coding sequence ATGGACTTCACGCCGACCGAGGAGCAGGCGGCGGCCCGCGACCTGGCCGCCCGCGTCTTCGGGGACCTCGCCACGCACGAGCGGCTCTCCGCGGCCGGGACCGGTGGTGACGCCGAGCTGTGGAAGGCACTGTGCGCGGCCGGGCTGATCGCGGCCGTGGCGGAGACCGGGCTCCTCGGCCTGGTGCTCCTCCTGGAGGAGCAGGGACGGACCACCGCTCAGGTGCCGTTCGCGGCGAGCTGCGTGTACGGGCTGCTGCCGGTGGCGACGCACGGTTCGCCGGAGCAGCGGGAGCGGCTGCTGCCCGGGATCGGGGACGGGACGGTGGTGGTGTGCGGCGCGGTCTCCCCGCCGTCGCCGGTCCGCGCGACGGCCGCGGGGCGGTTGAGCGGTGTCGTCCCGGCGGTGCCGTGGCTGCGGGACGCCAGCCATGTGCTCGTCGCCGACGACCGGCGCCGGCTGTGGCTGGTGCGGACCGTCGACGCGCGGTGCGAGCCGGTCGAGCTGACGGCACCCTGGTCGGCGGGACGGCTCACCCTCGACGCGACGCCGGGCGAGCGGCTGGGCGGAGCGGCGGCGGGCGGAGGGACGGTGCGGGAGCGGGACGACGGAGTGTCTCCGGCCGTGCCTGACGTACCCGTGTCCGGTGCCTCCGTGCCCGTGCCAGGCGTCCCCGTGTCCAGCCCCTCCGCGGCCGTGCCCGAGGCGCTGTCGGCCGGGTACGCCGAGGGCGTCCACGCGGACGTGCTCGCCACCGCCCGGACCGCGTTCGCCGGGCTGCAGGCCGGTGTCTGCGCGGGGTCGCTGGCGCGCGCGGTGGAGCACACCAACACACGCGAGCAGTTCGGACGCCCGCTCGCCACCAACCAGGCGGTGCAGCTCAGGGCGGCCGACGCGTACATGGACACCGAGGCGATCCGGGTGACGGCGTACGAGGCGGCCTGGCGGCGTGACGAGGGGCTGCCCTACGTGACGCACGCCCTGACCGCGGCCTGGTGGGCGTCCGAGGCGGGGCGACGGGTCGTGCACACGGGCCAGCATCTGCACGGGGGGACCGGGGCCGATCTGGAGCACCCCGTGCACCGGCACTTCCTGTGGGGCCGGCAGCTCGACGCGTACCTGGGCTGCGGGGACGAAGTGCTCCAGGAACTCGGGGAGTTGCTCGTGAGCGGCGAGGGAGGGACATGA
- a CDS encoding MaoC/PaaZ C-terminal domain-containing protein, with translation MPPLEIGITRTLIVAGAIASRDYQDVHHDPELARRKGSPDIFMNILTTNGLVGRYITDHFGPHAVLRKVAVRLGAPNHPGDTMVLTGTVEEVSGDTATVRVVGANGVGRHVTATVTVTLPAGGAG, from the coding sequence CTGCCGCCGCTGGAGATCGGCATCACGCGCACGCTGATCGTGGCCGGCGCCATCGCCTCGCGGGACTACCAGGACGTGCACCACGATCCGGAGCTGGCGCGGCGGAAGGGATCTCCCGACATCTTCATGAACATCCTGACCACCAACGGCCTGGTCGGCAGGTACATCACGGACCACTTCGGACCGCACGCCGTCCTGCGCAAGGTCGCCGTACGGCTCGGGGCGCCCAACCACCCGGGCGACACCATGGTGTTGACCGGCACGGTCGAGGAGGTCTCGGGCGACACGGCGACGGTCCGGGTCGTCGGGGCGAACGGCGTCGGCAGACATGTGACGGCGACGGTGACGGTCACCCTCCCCGCCGGAGGTGCCGGATGA
- a CDS encoding lipid-transfer protein translates to MSVRTRDRLGGRAAIVGIGATEFSKDSGRSELRLAVEAVRAALDDAGLTPGDVDGMVTFTMDTSPEITVAQAAGIGELSFFSRVHYGGGAACATVQQAALAVAAGAAEVVVCYRAFNERSGRRFGTGVQRREPSAEGVALGWALPFGLLTPASWVAMAAQRYLHRYGLTPDAFGPVAVVDRKYAATNPAAYFHGRPITLADHAASRWIVEPLRLLDCCQETDGGQALVVTSVERARDLPRPPAVITAAAQGAGRAQEQMTSFYRDDLTGLPEMGVVARQLWRTSGLTPADIDVAILYDHFTPFVLMQLEEFGFCGPGEGTDFVAAESLPLNTHGGQLGEAYLHGMNGVAEAVRQLRGTSVNQIPGARRTLVTAGTGVPTSGLILGTDGEERARGAS, encoded by the coding sequence ATGAGCGTACGGACCAGGGACCGCCTCGGCGGACGGGCCGCGATCGTCGGGATAGGAGCCACGGAGTTCTCCAAGGACTCCGGGCGCAGTGAGCTGCGGCTCGCCGTGGAGGCGGTGCGGGCGGCGCTCGACGACGCGGGCCTGACGCCCGGGGACGTGGACGGGATGGTGACGTTCACGATGGACACCAGCCCGGAGATCACCGTCGCCCAGGCGGCCGGGATCGGCGAACTGTCCTTCTTCTCGCGGGTCCACTACGGGGGCGGGGCGGCCTGCGCGACCGTCCAGCAGGCGGCGCTCGCGGTGGCGGCGGGCGCGGCCGAAGTGGTCGTCTGCTACCGGGCGTTCAACGAGCGGTCGGGACGGCGGTTCGGCACCGGGGTGCAGCGGCGGGAGCCGTCGGCGGAGGGGGTGGCGCTCGGCTGGGCCCTCCCGTTCGGGCTGCTCACCCCCGCCTCCTGGGTGGCGATGGCGGCCCAGCGGTATCTGCACAGGTACGGGCTGACGCCGGACGCCTTCGGCCCGGTCGCGGTGGTGGACCGGAAGTACGCGGCGACGAACCCGGCGGCGTACTTCCACGGCAGACCGATCACGCTCGCCGACCACGCCGCGTCGCGGTGGATCGTGGAGCCGCTGAGACTGCTGGACTGCTGCCAGGAGACGGACGGCGGCCAGGCGCTGGTCGTCACCTCGGTGGAGCGGGCCCGGGATCTGCCACGCCCGCCCGCGGTGATCACGGCGGCCGCCCAGGGTGCCGGCCGGGCGCAGGAGCAGATGACGAGCTTCTACCGGGACGATCTGACCGGGCTGCCGGAGATGGGGGTGGTGGCGCGGCAGCTGTGGCGGACCTCGGGGCTGACCCCCGCGGACATCGACGTGGCGATCCTGTACGACCACTTCACGCCGTTCGTGCTGATGCAGCTGGAGGAGTTCGGGTTCTGCGGACCGGGGGAGGGCACGGACTTCGTCGCCGCGGAGAGCCTGCCGCTGAACACTCACGGAGGGCAGCTCGGAGAGGCGTATCTGCACGGGATGAACGGAGTGGCGGAGGCCGTACGGCAGCTGCGCGGCACGTCCGTGAACCAAATACCGGGCGCCCGCCGCACCCTGGTCACCGCGGGGACCGGAGTTCCCACCTCGGGGCTGATCCTGGGTACGGACGGGGAAGAACGGGCGCGCGGGGCCTCGTGA
- a CDS encoding SigE family RNA polymerase sigma factor, whose protein sequence is MTTPVCTSGANVATRTVPYASYPSYPSFASYMKARQPVLLRTARSLTANPSDAEDLLQTALAKTYVAWERIEDHRALDGYVRRALLNTRTSQWRKRKVDEFVCDEPPEPEGVPVGDPAEQQALRDAMWRAIMKLPARQRAMVVLRYYEDLSEAQTAEVLGVSIGTVKSAVSRALGKLREDPELDPVR, encoded by the coding sequence ATGACCACACCCGTCTGCACCAGCGGTGCGAACGTCGCGACGCGGACCGTCCCGTACGCGTCGTACCCGTCCTATCCGTCGTTCGCGTCGTACATGAAGGCGCGTCAGCCGGTGCTGCTGCGTACCGCCCGGTCGCTGACCGCCAATCCGAGCGACGCGGAGGATCTGCTGCAGACCGCGCTGGCCAAGACGTATGTCGCGTGGGAGCGGATCGAGGACCACCGGGCGCTCGACGGTTACGTACGGCGGGCGTTGCTGAACACGCGGACCTCGCAGTGGCGCAAGCGCAAGGTCGACGAGTTCGTGTGCGACGAACCGCCGGAGCCCGAGGGGGTGCCGGTCGGGGACCCCGCGGAGCAGCAGGCGCTGCGCGACGCGATGTGGCGCGCGATCATGAAGCTGCCCGCGCGGCAGCGGGCCATGGTCGTCCTGCGGTACTACGAGGACCTGAGCGAGGCGCAGACCGCGGAGGTGCTCGGCGTCTCCATCGGGACGGTGAAGTCGGCCGTGTCGCGGGCGCTGGGCAAGCTGCGTGAGGACCCCGAGCTGGACCCCGTCCGCTGA
- a CDS encoding long-chain fatty acid--CoA ligase, with product MSPREDAVLSTMQDVPLLISRILTHGSAVHGTSQVITWTGEGEPQRRSFAGIGARAGRLAHALREELGVADGERVATLMWNNAEHVEAYFAIPSMGAVLHTLNLRLPAEQLVFIVRHAADRVIIANGSLLPLLAPLLAQLPTVEHVVVSGPGDRTLLAAAGVRVHEYEELLADRPSTYDWPELDERTAAAMCYTSGTTGDPKGVVYSHRSIYLHSMQVNMTQSMGLTDQDTSLVVVPQFHVNAWGLPHATFMTGVNLLMPDRFLQPAPLAEMIESQRPTHAAAVPTIWQGLLGELHARPRDVSSLTQVTIGGSACPPSLMEAFDRLGMRVCHAWGMTETSPLGTVARPPADAVGTGREFAYRLTQGRFPAGVEARLTGPGGERLPWDGESAGELEVRGPWIAGAYYGGQDGEHLRPADKFSPDGWLKTGDVGTISPDGYLTLTDRAKDVIKSGGEWISSVDLENALMSHPDVTEAAVVAVPDDKWGERPLATVVLKEGSTTDFAALRAFLATEARIARWQLPERWTIIGAVPKTSVGKFDKKVLRRQYAQGELDITRL from the coding sequence ATGTCGCCCCGGGAGGACGCCGTGCTGAGCACGATGCAGGACGTACCGCTGCTGATCTCGAGGATCCTGACTCACGGGTCGGCGGTCCACGGCACTTCGCAGGTGATCACCTGGACGGGTGAGGGGGAGCCGCAGCGTCGTTCCTTCGCCGGGATCGGTGCCCGTGCGGGCCGGCTGGCGCACGCGTTGCGCGAGGAGCTCGGCGTCGCGGACGGTGAGCGGGTCGCCACGTTGATGTGGAACAACGCCGAGCATGTCGAGGCGTACTTCGCGATCCCGTCCATGGGCGCGGTCCTGCACACCCTCAACCTGCGGCTGCCCGCCGAGCAGCTGGTGTTCATCGTCCGGCACGCCGCCGACCGCGTGATCATCGCCAACGGTTCCCTGCTCCCGCTGCTCGCGCCGCTGCTCGCGCAGCTGCCGACGGTGGAGCACGTCGTCGTGTCCGGGCCGGGCGACCGCACGCTGCTCGCCGCGGCCGGCGTGCGCGTCCACGAGTACGAGGAACTCCTCGCGGACCGGCCGAGCACCTACGACTGGCCCGAGCTGGACGAACGCACCGCCGCGGCCATGTGCTACACCTCCGGCACCACCGGCGACCCCAAGGGCGTCGTCTACTCCCACCGCTCGATCTACCTGCACTCCATGCAGGTCAACATGACCCAGTCGATGGGCCTCACCGACCAGGACACCTCACTCGTCGTCGTCCCGCAGTTCCACGTCAACGCCTGGGGCCTGCCCCACGCCACGTTCATGACCGGCGTCAACCTCCTCATGCCGGACCGGTTCCTGCAGCCGGCCCCGCTCGCCGAGATGATCGAGTCGCAGCGTCCCACCCACGCCGCGGCGGTCCCCACCATCTGGCAGGGCCTGCTGGGCGAACTGCACGCCAGGCCCCGGGACGTCTCCAGCCTGACCCAGGTCACCATCGGCGGCTCGGCCTGCCCGCCCTCGCTCATGGAGGCCTTCGACCGGCTCGGGATGCGGGTCTGCCACGCCTGGGGCATGACCGAGACGTCCCCGCTGGGCACCGTCGCCCGCCCGCCGGCCGACGCGGTGGGCACCGGGCGGGAGTTCGCCTACCGCCTCACCCAGGGCCGCTTCCCCGCCGGTGTCGAGGCCCGCCTCACCGGACCCGGCGGGGAACGCCTGCCCTGGGACGGCGAGTCCGCGGGCGAACTCGAGGTCCGCGGACCCTGGATCGCCGGTGCCTACTACGGCGGCCAGGACGGTGAACACCTGCGGCCCGCCGACAAGTTCAGCCCCGACGGCTGGCTGAAGACCGGCGACGTCGGCACCATCAGCCCCGACGGCTATCTGACCCTCACCGACCGCGCCAAGGACGTCATCAAGTCCGGCGGTGAATGGATCTCCTCCGTCGACCTGGAGAACGCCCTGATGTCCCACCCGGACGTCACCGAAGCCGCCGTCGTCGCCGTCCCCGACGACAAGTGGGGCGAACGCCCCCTGGCCACCGTCGTCCTCAAGGAAGGCTCCACCACCGACTTCGCGGCCTTGCGCGCCTTCCTCGCCACCGAGGCCAGGATCGCCCGGTGGCAGCTCCCCGAACGCTGGACGATCATCGGCGCGGTCCCCAAGACGAGCGTCGGCAAATTCGACAAGAAAGTCCTGCGCAGGCAGTACGCACAAGGCGAACTCGACATCACCCGACTCTGA